One Plasmodium cynomolgi strain B DNA, chromosome 12, whole genome shotgun sequence genomic region harbors:
- a CDS encoding 60S ribosomal protein L10a (putative), with amino-acid sequence KLNQDLLKKAIADVFEGTKTKKRKFVETIELQIGLKDYDTQRDKRFSGTVKLSNEVRKKLKVCILGDAVHVEEAQKLELDYMDIEAMKKLNKDKTLVKKLAKKYDAFLASQVILPQIPKLLGPGLNKAGKFPSLITHNDKINDKILELKSSIKFQLKKVLCMGVPVGHANLKEEELRSNIVHAINFLVSLLKKNWQNIRTLHIKSTMGKPQRIYG; translated from the coding sequence AAGTTAAACCAAGATCTCTTAAAAAAAGCCATCGCCGACGTGTTCGAAGgcacaaaaacgaaaaaaagaaaattcgtTGAGACGATTGAGCTGCAGATCGGGCTGAAGGATTACGACACGCAGAGAGACAAGCGTTTTTCAGGAACGGTCAAATTATCAAAtgaagtgagaaaaaaactgaagGTATGCATACTGGGAGATGCTGTACACGTGGAGGAAGCACAAAAATTAGAATTAGATTATATGGACATAGAAgctatgaaaaaattaaataaagataaaacaTTGGTTAAAAAGTTggccaaaaaatatgatgcaTTTTTAGCAAGTCAGGTTATCTTACCACAAATTCCCAAACTTCTTGGTCCAGGTTTAAACAAGGCGGGAAAATTTCCTTCCCTAATTACACacaatgataaaataaatgataaaatctTAGAATTAAAATCTTCCATAAAATTTCAACTCAAAAAGGTTTTGTGCATGGGTGTTCCTGTTGGTCATGCCAACTTGAAAGAGGAGGAACTCAGATCCAACATTGTGCATGCCATAAACTTTTTGGTTtctcttttgaaaaaaaattggcaaaatatTAGGACGCTGCACATTAAGAGCACCATGGGAAAGCCCCAGCGAATTTACGGCTAA